From Actinosynnema mirum DSM 43827, a single genomic window includes:
- a CDS encoding FHA domain-containing protein FhaB/FipA, whose translation MPELVMQLTRAGFLILLWLFVLAALRVVRSDLYAASGLRVPTPSIKKGFRGAGKGGAKAPRQLVVTQGALSGTRITLDGKPIMIGRADDSTLVLDDDFASTRHARLSARGDEWFVEDLGSTNGTYLDRAKVTSPVRVPIGSQIRIGKTVIELRS comes from the coding sequence GTGCCAGAGCTGGTGATGCAGCTGACCAGAGCGGGGTTCCTCATCCTGCTCTGGTTGTTCGTGTTGGCTGCGCTTCGAGTGGTGCGTTCCGACCTCTACGCGGCGTCGGGGCTGAGGGTCCCGACGCCGTCGATCAAGAAGGGGTTCAGGGGGGCAGGCAAGGGCGGGGCGAAGGCGCCCCGGCAGCTCGTGGTCACGCAGGGGGCCCTGTCGGGCACCCGGATCACGCTTGACGGGAAGCCGATCATGATCGGCCGGGCCGACGACTCCACGCTCGTGCTGGACGACGACTTCGCGTCGACCCGGCACGCGCGGCTGTCGGCGCGCGGTGACGAGTGGTTCGTGGAGGACCTGGGGTCCACCAACGGCACCTACCTCGACCGCGCGAAGGTCACCAGCCCGGTCCGGGTCCCGATCGGGTCCCAGATCCGGATCGGCAAGACGGTGATCGAGCTGAGGTCATGA
- a CDS encoding DUF3662 and FHA domain-containing protein — MGLVQRFERRLEGMVGDTFARVFGGNVVSQEVAQALQREADGNIRELAGGRLLAPNHYVVLLGPEDHDRLAGDGQDELRITKSLGDSIQEHLEESGWDTYGDVVVSLERSDALHTGQFRTRSSVDPDVKVDSRRSAPPRTAGDGSMSQPPGYGQGQGQPGYDPYAQGGYGGQQPGYDQQGYGQGGQQQGYGQGQQGYDQQGYGQGGQQPGYDQGYGQGGQPGYGQGQQGYDQGYGQGGYGGQQPGYDQQGYAGGQQPGYGQGQQGYDQGYGQGGAGYDQGGQAGYGQQAAGYDQAGYGQQAAGYDQGYGQQAGYGGAPAGGAQRQLSATLHLDDGSNRTYNLKQGGNVVGRGQEADFRLPDTGVSRRHLEITWDGHSAMLADLGSTNGTTVNGTPVQTWQLAEGDVVRIGHSSLVFRTQG; from the coding sequence GTGGGCCTCGTACAGCGCTTCGAGCGCCGTCTCGAAGGCATGGTTGGCGACACCTTCGCCAGGGTGTTCGGCGGCAACGTCGTCTCGCAGGAAGTGGCCCAGGCCCTCCAGCGGGAGGCGGACGGGAACATCCGGGAGCTGGCGGGCGGGCGGCTGCTGGCCCCCAACCACTACGTGGTCCTGCTCGGCCCTGAGGACCACGACAGGCTTGCCGGTGACGGCCAGGATGAACTACGCATCACCAAGTCCCTGGGCGACTCCATCCAGGAGCACCTGGAGGAGAGCGGATGGGATACCTATGGTGACGTCGTAGTCTCCCTGGAGCGCTCCGACGCGCTGCACACCGGTCAGTTCCGAACCCGCTCGTCCGTCGACCCCGACGTGAAAGTTGACAGCCGACGGTCAGCACCACCTCGCACTGCAGGAGACGGATCAATGAGCCAGCCTCCCGGCTACGGACAAGGACAGGGCCAGCCCGGCTACGACCCCTACGCGCAGGGCGGCTACGGCGGTCAGCAGCCTGGCTACGACCAGCAGGGCTACGGCCAAGGTGGTCAGCAGCAGGGCTACGGCCAGGGCCAGCAGGGCTACGACCAGCAGGGCTACGGCCAAGGCGGTCAGCAGCCCGGCTACGACCAGGGCTACGGCCAGGGCGGTCAGCCCGGCTACGGCCAGGGCCAGCAGGGCTACGACCAGGGCTACGGCCAGGGCGGCTACGGCGGTCAGCAGCCCGGCTACGACCAGCAGGGCTACGCGGGCGGTCAGCAGCCCGGCTACGGCCAGGGCCAGCAGGGCTACGACCAGGGCTACGGCCAGGGCGGCGCAGGCTACGACCAGGGCGGCCAGGCCGGTTACGGCCAGCAGGCGGCGGGCTACGACCAGGCGGGCTACGGCCAGCAGGCCGCGGGCTACGACCAGGGCTACGGCCAGCAGGCGGGCTACGGCGGCGCCCCGGCGGGCGGCGCGCAGCGCCAGCTGAGCGCGACCCTGCACCTGGACGACGGGTCCAACCGGACCTACAACCTGAAGCAGGGCGGCAACGTGGTCGGCCGCGGCCAGGAGGCCGACTTCCGGCTCCCCGACACCGGCGTCTCCAGGAGGCACCTGGAGATCACCTGGGACGGGCACAGTGCCATGCTCGCCGATCTCGGCTCGACCAACGGCACGACGGTGAACGGGACCCCGGTGCAGACCTGGCAGCTCGCGGAAGGCGACGTCGTCCGCATCGGCCACTCGTCGCTGGTCTTCCGCACACAGGGCTGA
- a CDS encoding NAD(P)-binding oxidoreductase translates to MRLVIAGGHGKIALHVQRLLAAGGDAATALVRNEDHFADVTEAGGVPVLCDLEASDVASVAEYLTGADAVLFAAGAGPGSGVGRKDSVDRGASALLADAAERAGVRRFVQISSAGIGRTTGDEVFDAYLLAKGAAEEDLKARDLDWTIVRPGRLTDEPATGAVRLTEGDAQDGSVPRADVAAVVVAVLAQPSSVGKTYELISGETPVQDAI, encoded by the coding sequence ATGAGGCTTGTGATCGCGGGAGGGCACGGGAAGATCGCGCTGCACGTCCAGCGGCTGCTGGCGGCCGGCGGGGACGCGGCCACCGCGCTGGTCCGCAACGAGGACCACTTCGCGGACGTGACCGAGGCGGGCGGGGTGCCGGTGCTGTGCGACCTGGAGGCGAGCGATGTCGCCTCGGTCGCCGAGTACCTGACCGGCGCGGACGCGGTGCTGTTCGCCGCGGGCGCCGGGCCCGGCAGCGGGGTGGGGCGCAAGGACAGCGTGGACCGGGGAGCCTCCGCGCTCCTGGCGGACGCCGCCGAGCGGGCGGGCGTGCGCAGGTTCGTGCAGATCAGCTCGGCGGGCATCGGCCGGACCACCGGCGACGAGGTGTTCGACGCCTACCTGCTCGCCAAGGGCGCGGCCGAGGAGGACCTGAAGGCCCGCGACCTGGACTGGACGATCGTCCGGCCCGGCAGGCTGACCGACGAGCCCGCGACCGGCGCGGTCCGGCTCACCGAGGGGGACGCTCAGGACGGGTCCGTGCCGCGCGCCGACGTGGCCGCCGTGGTCGTGGCGGTGCTGGCGCAGCCGTCGTCGGTCGGGAAGACCTACGAGCTGATCTCCGGCGAGACCCCGGTCCAGGACGCGATCTAG
- a CDS encoding D-arabinono-1,4-lactone oxidase, whose amino-acid sequence MAPPWTNWARTETAAPIRVEHPTTAEGISEVVRTADAVRARGSGHSFTGVAVAPSVALDLDRWTGLVDVAGELVTVRAGTTLRQLNELLHREGLAMPNLGDIDAQTIAGATATGTHGTGAALGGLATTIVALEVVLADGSLVRCSPTERPDLFEAARLGLGAVGVISTLTLRCVPSFVLHAREYPARLDAVLEEFDHLTATEDHVEFHWFPHGDRVIVKRNNRVDEPRAPLSGLRRFYEYDVMENAAFGAVCKVARAVPATARGLNRMCGALIGERDYRDQSHRVFTTPRRVRFVETEYAVPRAELHGVLRELRAAVAGLEHGVIVPVEVRVARGDDIWLSTAHGRDTAYVAVHQYVGMPHRRYFDAFERIALAVGGRPHWGKLHSLGAEELATRYPRFADFRRVRAEVDPDRKFGNRHLERVLG is encoded by the coding sequence ATGGCACCCCCCTGGACGAACTGGGCGCGGACCGAGACCGCAGCCCCGATCCGGGTCGAGCACCCCACGACGGCGGAGGGGATCTCCGAAGTCGTCCGCACCGCCGACGCCGTCCGCGCGCGGGGCAGCGGCCACTCCTTCACCGGGGTCGCCGTCGCCCCCTCCGTCGCGCTCGACCTCGACCGCTGGACCGGCCTGGTCGACGTGGCGGGAGAGCTGGTGACCGTCCGCGCGGGCACCACGCTCCGGCAGCTCAACGAGCTGCTGCACCGGGAGGGGCTCGCGATGCCCAACCTCGGCGACATCGACGCCCAGACCATCGCGGGCGCCACCGCCACCGGCACCCACGGCACCGGCGCGGCGCTCGGCGGCCTGGCCACCACGATCGTCGCGCTGGAGGTCGTGCTCGCCGACGGCTCGCTCGTCCGCTGCTCCCCCACCGAGCGCCCCGACCTGTTCGAGGCGGCCAGGCTCGGCCTCGGCGCGGTCGGCGTGATCAGCACGCTGACCCTGCGCTGCGTGCCGTCGTTCGTGCTGCACGCCCGCGAGTACCCGGCCAGGCTCGACGCGGTGCTGGAGGAGTTCGACCACCTCACCGCGACCGAGGACCACGTGGAGTTCCACTGGTTCCCGCACGGCGACCGGGTGATCGTCAAGCGGAACAACCGGGTGGACGAGCCGCGCGCGCCGCTGTCCGGGCTGCGCCGGTTCTACGAGTACGACGTGATGGAGAACGCCGCGTTCGGCGCGGTGTGCAAGGTCGCCCGCGCCGTGCCCGCCACGGCCAGGGGGCTCAACCGGATGTGCGGGGCGCTGATCGGCGAGCGCGACTACCGCGACCAGTCGCACCGCGTCTTCACCACCCCGCGCCGGGTGCGGTTCGTGGAGACCGAGTACGCGGTGCCCCGCGCCGAGCTGCACGGGGTGCTGCGCGAGCTGCGCGCCGCCGTGGCCGGGCTGGAGCACGGGGTGATCGTGCCGGTGGAGGTGCGGGTCGCGCGGGGCGACGACATCTGGCTGTCCACCGCGCACGGGCGGGACACCGCCTACGTCGCGGTGCACCAGTACGTGGGGATGCCGCACCGGCGGTACTTCGACGCGTTCGAGCGGATCGCGCTGGCGGTGGGCGGCAGGCCGCACTGGGGCAAGCTGCACTCGCTGGGCGCCGAGGAGCTGGCGACCCGCTACCCCCGGTTCGCGGACTTCCGCCGCGTGCGCGCCGAGGTCGACCCGGACCGGAAGTTCGGGAACCGGCACCTGGAGCGGGTGCTGGGCTGA
- a CDS encoding amino acid deaminase/aldolase encodes MQPRTRLDLATKDLEAPLAIVDLDAFDHNAADLVRRAGGKPIRVASKSVRVRALLDRVLARPGYAGLMCYSLPEALWLSSCDTAEDLLVAYPTVDHAALRALAADKKARGRVTIMVDSTAHLDLVDAALGEDHPEIRVCLELDVSWRPLPGLHVGPRRSPVHTEGDAVRLARAVVARKGFRLVGVMAYEGQVAGIGDAPAGRRAWGLAVRWMQGRSVPELTERRAAAVAAVRRVADLEFVNGGGTGSLETTGADRSVTELAAGSGLVGPTLFDAYRAFSPRPAALFALPVVRRPKKNVATLFAGGYVASGTGTPDRLPSPHLPSGLELIGLEGAGEVQTPVVGKAADRLELGDRVWLRHAKAGELAERFAEYHLVSGDRVEAVVPTYRGEGKAFG; translated from the coding sequence ATGCAGCCGAGGACGCGACTCGACCTGGCGACCAAGGACCTCGAAGCCCCGCTCGCGATCGTCGACCTGGACGCGTTCGACCACAACGCGGCCGACCTCGTCCGGCGGGCCGGGGGCAAGCCCATCCGCGTGGCGAGCAAGTCGGTCCGGGTGCGGGCGCTGCTCGACCGGGTCCTCGCCAGGCCGGGCTACGCCGGGCTGATGTGCTACTCGCTGCCCGAGGCGCTCTGGCTGTCGTCCTGCGACACCGCCGAGGACCTGCTGGTCGCGTACCCGACCGTCGACCACGCCGCGCTGCGCGCGCTGGCCGCCGACAAGAAGGCCCGCGGACGCGTCACGATCATGGTCGACTCGACCGCGCACCTCGACCTGGTCGACGCCGCCCTCGGCGAGGACCACCCGGAGATCCGGGTGTGCCTGGAGCTGGACGTCTCGTGGCGACCGCTGCCCGGCCTGCACGTCGGACCGCGCCGCTCGCCGGTGCACACCGAGGGCGACGCCGTCCGGCTCGCCCGCGCGGTCGTGGCCAGGAAGGGCTTCCGGCTGGTCGGCGTCATGGCTTACGAGGGCCAGGTGGCGGGCATCGGCGACGCGCCCGCCGGTCGGCGCGCCTGGGGCCTGGCGGTGCGCTGGATGCAGGGCCGCTCGGTGCCGGAGCTGACCGAGCGCAGGGCCGCCGCGGTGGCCGCGGTGCGCCGGGTGGCCGACCTGGAGTTCGTCAACGGCGGCGGGACCGGGAGCCTGGAGACGACCGGCGCCGACCGGTCGGTGACCGAGCTGGCTGCGGGGTCCGGGCTGGTCGGGCCGACCCTGTTCGACGCCTACCGCGCGTTCAGCCCGCGCCCGGCCGCGCTGTTCGCGCTGCCCGTGGTGCGCAGGCCCAAGAAGAACGTCGCCACGCTGTTCGCGGGCGGGTACGTGGCGTCGGGGACCGGGACGCCGGACCGGCTGCCCTCGCCGCACCTGCCGAGCGGGCTGGAGCTGATCGGGCTGGAGGGCGCCGGGGAGGTGCAGACGCCGGTCGTCGGGAAGGCCGCGGACCGGTTGGAGCTGGGGGACCGGGTCTGGCTGCGCCACGCGAAGGCGGGCGAGCTGGCCGAGCGGTTCGCGGAGTACCACCTGGTGAGCGGGGACCGGGTCGAGGCCGTCGTGCCGACCTACCGGGGCGAGGGCAAGGCCTTCGGCTAG
- a CDS encoding TetR/AcrR family transcriptional regulator translates to MTSTTPLRRQPVQQRSAKRVERMLEACAALIEEVGYDGVTTTLIAERAGVAVGSLYQFFPDKRAVVQELTLRNLERFIQTVDGTFTTKALAHWWDAVDSIFDVYVAMHREVPAFSRLHFGDVVDLRLMDDRKDNNSVVSDRIAEMISSRFAIPLDEVKLPISIAVEAADGVLGLAFRRDPAGDPLVLDEAKAMIRGYLSTRMPGQPPATP, encoded by the coding sequence GTGACTAGCACGACCCCCTTGCGCAGGCAGCCGGTGCAGCAGCGCAGCGCCAAGCGCGTCGAGCGGATGCTGGAGGCCTGCGCCGCGCTGATCGAGGAGGTCGGCTACGACGGGGTCACCACCACGCTCATCGCCGAGCGGGCGGGCGTCGCGGTCGGCTCGCTCTACCAGTTCTTCCCGGACAAGCGGGCCGTCGTGCAGGAGCTGACCCTGCGCAACCTGGAGCGGTTCATCCAGACCGTGGACGGCACCTTCACCACCAAGGCGCTGGCGCACTGGTGGGACGCGGTCGACTCGATCTTCGACGTCTACGTGGCGATGCACCGCGAGGTGCCCGCGTTCAGCAGGCTGCACTTCGGCGACGTGGTCGACCTGCGGCTGATGGACGACCGCAAGGACAACAACTCCGTGGTGTCCGACCGGATCGCCGAGATGATCTCCAGCCGCTTCGCGATACCCCTGGACGAGGTCAAGCTGCCGATCTCGATAGCCGTCGAGGCGGCGGACGGCGTGCTGGGCCTGGCCTTCCGCCGCGACCCGGCGGGCGACCCGCTCGTCCTCGACGAGGCCAAGGCGATGATCCGGGGCTACCTGTCCACCCGGATGCCGGGGCAGCCCCCGGCCACCCCCTAG
- a CDS encoding family 1 glycosylhydrolase, whose amino-acid sequence MTGPDFLWGVSTSAFQIEGGFDEDGRLPSVWDEFPSFEGQTARVACDHRNRHAEDVALLRELGVNAYRFSLSWPRVEGGRAAGSGSAASSGLDFYDRLVDDLLDAGIAPVATLYHWDTPAHVEEAGGWLARDTAHRLADYAATAAARLADRVAMWIPVNEPAIVTLLGYATGQHAPGKALLFDALPAAHHLNLGHGLAVQALRAAGATSVGTANNHTPAWAATGSAEDAAAASAYADLHNWLYADPVLAGRYPESLVDLLPVEDGDLATIAQPLDFYGVNYYNPTRLSAPSPGNPLPFDLVPITEHPVTGFGWPVVPAGLGEMIGALRTRHPNLPPVHVTESGCSYPHSLDDTERVDYLAAHSEAAIAAGAKGYFVWSVLDNFEWDSGYSQRFGLVHVDYATQRRTPRASFRWYRDRIRR is encoded by the coding sequence ATGACCGGACCTGATTTCCTCTGGGGCGTCTCGACTTCCGCCTTCCAGATCGAGGGGGGCTTCGACGAGGACGGCAGGCTTCCCTCAGTGTGGGATGAATTTCCCTCGTTCGAGGGACAGACCGCGCGGGTGGCCTGCGACCACCGCAACCGGCACGCCGAGGACGTGGCGCTGCTGCGCGAGCTGGGGGTGAACGCGTACCGGTTCTCGCTGTCCTGGCCCCGCGTCGAGGGCGGACGGGCGGCCGGGAGCGGGAGCGCGGCGAGCAGCGGGCTCGACTTCTACGACCGGCTCGTCGACGACCTGCTCGACGCGGGCATCGCCCCCGTCGCGACGCTCTACCACTGGGACACGCCCGCCCACGTGGAGGAGGCGGGCGGCTGGCTCGCGCGGGACACCGCGCACCGGTTAGCCGACTACGCCGCCACCGCCGCCGCCCGGCTGGCCGACCGGGTCGCGATGTGGATCCCGGTCAACGAGCCCGCCATCGTCACCCTGCTCGGCTACGCCACCGGGCAGCACGCGCCGGGCAAGGCGCTCCTGTTCGACGCGCTGCCCGCCGCCCACCACCTCAACCTCGGCCACGGCCTCGCCGTCCAGGCCCTGCGCGCGGCGGGGGCCACCTCGGTCGGCACCGCCAACAACCACACCCCGGCCTGGGCGGCCACCGGCTCCGCCGAGGACGCCGCCGCCGCGAGCGCGTACGCCGACCTGCACAACTGGCTCTACGCCGACCCGGTCCTCGCCGGGCGCTACCCCGAGTCGCTGGTCGACCTGCTGCCGGTCGAGGACGGCGACCTCGCCACCATCGCCCAGCCGCTCGACTTCTACGGCGTCAACTACTACAACCCGACCCGGCTCTCGGCCCCGTCGCCGGGCAACCCGCTGCCGTTCGACCTGGTCCCGATCACCGAGCACCCGGTCACCGGCTTCGGCTGGCCCGTCGTGCCCGCCGGGCTCGGCGAGATGATCGGCGCCCTGCGCACCAGGCACCCGAACCTGCCGCCCGTGCACGTCACCGAGAGCGGGTGCAGCTACCCGCACTCGCTCGACGACACCGAGCGCGTCGACTACCTGGCCGCCCACAGCGAGGCCGCGATCGCCGCGGGGGCGAAGGGCTACTTCGTCTGGTCGGTGCTGGACAACTTCGAGTGGGACTCCGGGTACTCGCAGCGCTTCGGCCTGGTCCACGTCGACTACGCCACCCAGCGCCGCACCCCGCGCGCCTCCTTCCGCTGGTACCGCGACCGGATCCGCCGGTGA
- a CDS encoding MFS transporter, with the protein MPDSAATAHDPLAEPVAPVGRGWTTLLFLANLGLWLGVYAPIQVLLPQQAERISPDAKELVFGLVTALGAAVALIANPLIGLSSDRTCSRFGRRHPWTLAGALVGALGLAVLSAADATWSMALGWCLVQAGLNGMLASLTSGVPDRVPVAQRARVGGLVGISQMLGTVLGAVVVTVLVTGQTAGYLVCAALVVAGALAFVLATPDTRLPRAARPPLVARELWVSPKRHPDFAWAWTAHFAINLGNALGTLYLLFFLADEVRHPSPEDGLLVLMLLYGAALVVGAVLVGARSDRTGRRRGGVHLSAALMALAALLLAAWPTWWSALIAAPLLGFGFGAYWAVALALLTQVLPAATDRAKDLGVVNVANALPQVLAPALASVVLVDLGGYRGLFLLSAAATLVASLCVTRIRGVR; encoded by the coding sequence GTGCCGGATTCCGCCGCGACCGCCCACGACCCGCTCGCCGAACCGGTCGCCCCGGTCGGCCGGGGCTGGACGACCCTGCTGTTCCTGGCCAACCTCGGCCTGTGGCTCGGCGTCTACGCCCCGATCCAGGTGCTGCTCCCGCAGCAGGCCGAGCGGATCTCGCCCGACGCGAAGGAGCTGGTGTTCGGACTGGTCACGGCCCTGGGCGCGGCTGTGGCGCTGATCGCCAACCCGCTCATCGGGCTGTCCTCGGACCGCACCTGCTCCCGGTTCGGCCGCCGCCACCCGTGGACCCTCGCGGGCGCGCTGGTCGGCGCGCTCGGCCTGGCCGTGCTCTCCGCCGCCGACGCGACCTGGTCGATGGCGCTCGGCTGGTGCCTGGTCCAGGCCGGGCTCAACGGGATGCTCGCCAGCCTCACCTCCGGCGTCCCCGACCGGGTGCCGGTGGCGCAGCGGGCCAGGGTCGGCGGACTCGTCGGCATCAGCCAGATGCTCGGCACCGTGCTGGGCGCCGTCGTGGTGACCGTGCTGGTCACCGGCCAGACCGCCGGCTACCTGGTGTGCGCGGCGCTGGTCGTCGCGGGCGCGCTGGCGTTCGTGCTCGCCACCCCGGACACCCGGCTGCCGCGCGCCGCCCGCCCGCCGCTCGTCGCGCGCGAGCTGTGGGTCTCCCCGAAGCGGCACCCCGACTTCGCCTGGGCGTGGACCGCGCACTTCGCCATCAACCTCGGCAACGCGCTCGGCACCCTCTACCTGCTGTTCTTCCTGGCCGACGAGGTGCGCCACCCGTCGCCCGAGGACGGCCTGCTGGTGCTGATGCTGCTCTACGGCGCGGCGCTCGTGGTCGGCGCGGTGCTCGTCGGCGCCCGCTCCGACCGCACCGGCCGCAGGCGCGGCGGCGTCCACCTGTCCGCCGCGCTCATGGCGCTGGCCGCGCTGCTGCTCGCCGCCTGGCCCACCTGGTGGTCCGCGCTGATCGCGGCCCCGCTGCTCGGGTTCGGCTTCGGCGCCTACTGGGCGGTCGCGCTGGCCCTGCTCACCCAGGTGCTGCCCGCCGCGACCGACCGCGCCAAGGACCTCGGCGTCGTCAACGTCGCGAACGCGCTGCCCCAGGTGCTCGCCCCCGCGCTGGCGTCGGTGGTGCTGGTCGACCTCGGCGGCTACCGGGGCCTGTTCCTGCTCTCGGCGGCGGCGACGCTCGTCGCCTCGCTGTGCGTCACGCGGATCAGAGGAGTGCGATGA
- a CDS encoding SDR family NAD(P)-dependent oxidoreductase produces the protein MRVLVTGASQGIGAAVAERFAAQGAEVHLVARGAVALAAVVERITARGGRAVAHVADLADERRVLALAEEVGPVDVLVNNAGVGRWLFLDDTAPDELRGMTALPYASYALLTSLLLPAMRERGSGRLVFLNSPASRIAIPGATGYTAARWAVRGLVAALRQDLRGTGVGVTEVVPGAVRSNYFDNNPGSAERIPWVVSRLVPTMTPERVAAEVVKAVARGRSEVVFPWQIKLFDLVGRVIPGAVAYLAWRTGVHR, from the coding sequence ATGAGGGTTCTGGTGACCGGGGCGTCCCAGGGGATCGGGGCGGCCGTCGCCGAGCGGTTCGCCGCCCAGGGCGCCGAGGTGCACCTGGTGGCGCGCGGGGCGGTCGCGCTCGCGGCCGTGGTCGAGCGGATCACCGCGCGCGGCGGGCGGGCGGTGGCGCACGTCGCCGACCTCGCCGACGAGCGGCGGGTGCTCGCGCTGGCGGAGGAGGTCGGGCCGGTCGACGTGCTGGTCAACAACGCGGGCGTCGGCCGCTGGCTGTTCCTGGACGACACCGCGCCCGACGAGCTGCGCGGCATGACCGCCCTGCCGTACGCCTCGTACGCGCTGCTCACCTCGCTGCTGCTGCCCGCCATGCGCGAGCGCGGCTCGGGTCGGCTGGTGTTCCTGAACTCGCCCGCCTCGCGGATCGCCATCCCCGGAGCCACCGGCTACACGGCGGCGCGCTGGGCGGTGCGCGGGCTGGTCGCCGCGCTGCGCCAGGACCTGCGGGGCACCGGGGTCGGCGTCACGGAGGTCGTGCCGGGCGCGGTGCGGTCCAACTACTTCGACAACAACCCCGGTTCGGCCGAGCGCATCCCGTGGGTCGTCAGCAGGCTCGTCCCCACGATGACCCCCGAACGGGTGGCTGCCGAAGTGGTGAAGGCCGTGGCCCGGGGACGCTCCGAAGTCGTTTTCCCGTGGCAGATCAAACTCTTCGACCTGGTCGGAAGGGTGATTCCTGGAGCTGTCGCATATCTCGCCTGGCGGACCGGCGTTCACAGGTGA